A single genomic interval of Theropithecus gelada isolate Dixy chromosome 16, Tgel_1.0, whole genome shotgun sequence harbors:
- the CCDC43 gene encoding coiled-coil domain-containing protein 43 isoform X3, with product MRSLHIRPWAPSSGMRRGPAARPVRQCGRRPRGWQDPDPKMAAPSEVAAVAPGEGDGGGGGGGFGSWLDGRLEALGVDRAVYGAYILGVLREEEEEEKLDALQGILSAFLEEDSLLNICKEIVERWSETQNVVTKVKKEDEVQAIATLIEKQAQIVVKPRMVSEEEKQRKAALLAQYADVTDEEDSVPKHQCGRCP from the exons ATGCGCTCTCTGCACATACGGCCCTGGGCTCCTTCTTCAGGCATGCGCCGTGGACCTGCGGCGCGGCCCGTCAGGCAGTGCGGCAGGCGCCCCAGGGGCTGGCAGGACCCTGACCCCAAGATGGCGGCGCCCAGCGAAGTGGCCGCGGTAGCCCCTGGCGAAGGCGatggcggaggcggaggcggcggGTTTGGCTCCTGGCTGGACGGACGGTTGGAGGCCCTGGGAGTAGACCGAGCCGTTTACGGAGCCTACATCTTGGGTGTCCtgcgggaggaggaggaagaagagaagctgGACGCTCTTCAGGGGATCCTCTCTGCTTTCCTG GAAGAAGATTCCCTCCTTAATATCTGCAAGGAGATTGTGGAACGATGGTCAGAAACTCAGAATGTTGTCACCAAAGTGAAAAAAGAAG ATGAAGTACAGGCCATTGCCACCCTAATTGAGAAGCAGGCACAAATTGTGGTAAAGCCAAGGATGGTGTCAGAagaggagaagcagagaaaagctgCCCTCCTGGCCCAGTATGCTGATGTGACAGATGAAGAGGA